Part of the Mytilus trossulus isolate FHL-02 chromosome 2, PNRI_Mtr1.1.1.hap1, whole genome shotgun sequence genome is shown below.
aaacaaattatttttagattATGAATTATAATTCAATCATCTTCAACTATTATATAAATTGATACTGGTTTAGCGAGGGTTTAGCGTGCGGATGGTGGTTAGTCTAAGAAACCCAAGTTATATCCCTTACTTAATTCGTGCTTCAAAGAACAAGGTGCAATAACAAATTCGTCTAGATTTGagttaacaatgaaaaaatatttaaattaaaaagggTGAAAATTGTAGACTTTTTGGATTCTACGATCTCGCTATGTAATAGCCGTTGCAAAAactgtcaaatttattttttcaacacCTTTGGGTATGAATAAAACTGCAAAACACATGTCGGCCGCAGTTTGGTTTGGAGAGCAAAGCGatatttctaaaaagaaattgaaaacagCTTGACAGGCATTCGTTAAGTTGTTGAAAAAGTTATAGAAAATAGGACGCAAATAGAGTTAATTTTGGACAGATTGAGGAAAACACAATACATGAAAATTCATGATCATCAAGGAACTGCAGGAAACCATTCTAGACCTGAAATGCCTTAGCATGAAAAATAACTTGGTTTTCAACGGTCTAACTTGTCATCCATGTGAGGACTATGAGGCAAAGAGGAAATGTACACAGATTCGGCAGAAATGGAGCACACCCAATTGTTGTCAGATCAGTCTGAAGAAAATAATTGGAACATGTTCTAACCCGAGCATATCAACTTAAAAATAGTATCAACGAGCAATTCCCTCCAGAGATAGAAATAAGGCGTCGCAAACTATTTcccaatctttaaaaaatataaaagttgagACAAATAAGGCTTAGCGAGATTTGTTCGTGACAAATTAGCTAGATGTATAGATAataggaacgaaagataccaaagggacagtcatcTTGGATCGAGAAAAAAAgacaacgcctggctaaaaatgaaagaagacaaacagacaaacaatagaattcatgacacaacatagaaaactaaagaataatcaacacgaacccaactaaaacctaggggtgatctcaggtgctccgaaagggtaagcagatcctgctccacatgttgcacccgtcgtattgcttatgttaaaacaaatcaggttcagggagggttgagatttcaaaaaaaaaaatgtctaaccccgccgcatttttgcgcctgtccattTTCAtgagcctctagcctttgttaaTCTTGCATGAGTTTTAAtgttagtttcttgtgtatatttagcagtttagtatgacgtccattatcactaagctaaaaatacatttttgttttggggccagctgaaggaagcTGAATTGAAGACTTCGGCtattgtctgctctttggtcggttgttttctctttgacatattccccatttccattcttaatgtTATACATCAACGGTTAGTTGTACAGCCCaaatcttcgctagccaaggatTATAACCCACTCCCCTCCTATCCACTACTGTCTTATCAcaaattgatacattttaagATGGTTTAACAAATAATCAATATGAACCCGATGCAGGATTTTAAGCAAATAAGTCCTATTCGAAATTTTATTATGTCATAGTGACATGGTCATCCCTACGAATATTGATTTCTTTGCCTGAAATGTCAagataatataattttattcatttttagataataatgaaataattttaaaaggacgatttttttttcaatatcaaggATTAGCTTTAATGTGCCTTTCCAACCTTTTTCTTTATGATATTAACCTAATCAATCCACTTCAGGTAACAACAACAAGATCATAGTATTAAATATGAAAGCAAGAATGATGTACCCACGTTTTAACACaatgcaatacatgtatgtacaaattAGCTCATGACAAAACCAATAATCATTTCGTCGCCTCTTTTGTACCCCCATGCGTAATACATTCGTTCCAGTCAGGCCAGAACGTCTCCTTCATCCTTTCACAATAATCACATAAGTTTTTGTActctgaaaataaacaataggtttctaaataatttcataaatataagaagatgtggtatgagtgccaatgagacaactctccattcaagtcacaatacataaaagaaatttaatcaaaaaggtctaagtacggtcttcaacaaggagccttgATTCATACCgagcagcaagctataaaaggccccaaaatgactaatgtaaaacaggctgtgtaaaaccatttaaacagaAAAGCAACGAGATCAAAATCTGTATGAAAAAAGAGTACGAACAACACTtataaaccacatcaacaaacgacaactactgagcATCAAAAGTTTTCCTATGGTTATCAATGTACTTTATTGACATTATTTATATGTCGGCAATTGTATTTGTGTATTTGGGGGAACatgcaaattttgataaagaataAGTAAacggtttttcaattttttcatattgttcatttatattaaaaaagtgaagaagaaaaaaaatggatttttttctgaatgaaaattttagttggAAGCTTTTTGACAGTCATGGTAGTGTCGATATATTTACGACAGTATGCATAGTTAGATCCTAAATAGAGAATCAAAAGGGGTATATGCTACAAAACTTTAAGGTATAATTACTAGGaagtttgaaataaagaaaaagtcaTCAATCATTCATGACATTATTTGCCAATCTCAAATACAGACAGAGTTATCGTCCTTTCCTCCTCAATTGAGGAGGAAAGGACTTTTACTCTGTCTGTATGGGAGATTGATTATTTGCTGTAATACGATACGTTATCCGAACGGACTAGAATCCATTTTAAAGTCATACTACTGAAATTTACAATCAACTGGGAGatcaaatataagaataaaagtattcaaaaattaaagatgaaaaAACATACGTGCTGGTATGAATATGTCgtacattcaaataaaaataaaagtgttttaAGTGcatcaataaaatcatatacTTTTTAGGTtttattgaattgaaaattttcattcggAAGTCGCACATACAAGAATTATCATGACATTTAGAAATATGAtacatacttttgattgttGATTCTACTTGAGTTCCGAACGATTGCCAGTAAGCATTACTAATCAGACCAAATACACTACAGTCTGCTTGGCATGGCTTGTCTCCTAGGAGGAATTTTTTGTTACCTAAAACAGAAGTTCatgtaaatttgaaataaaattacaagCTCCAATTTCTACattacaatgtaattttaaaggGTGAAGAAAGACACCAAGGGGAAATGCAAACTAATCAGTtaaaaataatctgaaaataTCATGGCAAACATACAAAGTACATATAAAAGTGACACTGTAAGAATACTGGATCTGATTTTGTAGTAGTCAGCATTGTGTAtcagtttcaaaacattttgttgaGCCAACTTAAGTTTGAGGGGGAAAAtgcagcaatttttccatttgtgaagGGGCAAAACTCTAGaatatcataaaaatgaaaataacacctAAAAATGGTCCTGAATATAACAGCCAAATTCATTTACATTGTAAGATCAATTTTGTCTGAGGGAGCTGAAATCTAAGTTTCCTAATCACGTGAGCAAtgctataaataaataacactttGAATAACACTTTACCTAAGAAATTAGATAAAGCCTTGAAATCAAGCTCCATAATATGGTACACCTCATTTGGAGTATGTCGTCCCATTCCATGGGCATACgccattttcttcatttgtcgTCTGATAAAATAACCAGTTAATGTTGGAATTTTCATGACTTTACAAGATGTCCAGTCTTCATCATATACCCATCTATCTAGTACGCATGCCCTGTAATGAATGTAAGAATGCATAGTCAAAAGACGGGTATTTTTATGCCGATCAATTCTAAAACCATTACCAAAGAAGAAAAGACAAAAGGAAATTATCAAAGTAATTCATTATCAAGTAAATAATTAATatctatagaaaaagtattactCAAACAACAGTATTTTggaaccttttaaaaaaaaaacattaaataatcaACAAAGGGATGATGGTGACTTTCATCATTTCCTGAGGTTCGACAGAGGGTTATCTaacaaacatccaaacataccatccacactcatctgtgtccacacttgtttttttatcttacaaATATCTTATGAACTTTTTCGGGGACAAGGCGATTTCTCAAGTCATTGAGTACAAAAATACtggtcattttctattttaaaagtactatgttattttattctgacatacattttgtacatgtacgtATATATGTcacaaaacatataatttattattgaaTAATTGACATACCAGTATGTGTTTTCTTCTAACATTTTCTGAAAAGCTCTTGCTATACCCCTTTCCTTTGCTGGAAAGTCTTTATCCAGATCGATTCCtagtttattatttaaatattctatACAAAATTCAGAATCTGCAATTTCCTCTCCATTGTATTCAATACATGGCCATTTTCCTTTTTTGCTGGGAGTGAAACCGTGTTCATTCTGAAACAAGCGACagtatatatgaaatataaaaagatacttttacttaaacaaaaaatactcGCTCATGTATTCACTATAGACATATGATATATTAAAGTGAGTGTAGTATTAATTGTGTTGGTGTTTTTTCTCTCCGTGTAAATTGAGTTTGACTCAATAGCAAACGGTTAGTGCCTTGCGACTGAGTCTACATAAGGCACTAATATACATAAATCAAGTGGTCAAGATGCCAATTTGCTTTTCAAATCTCGTCCAGTatcgtcaaagaaaaaaatcaaactttaccAAACGGGATATTACTACTAGTATTCAAACGGTAAAGCTTTCGTGTAGTGTACCTATTAGCtcatgtatattttaatatgacCAGCTACctatcaaaaaatgaatatgaaatacTGCGTTTCTGAATTTGACAATATCGtcagatttaaagaaatatcactttttctttgtttgattttgttctaaaaatgttaataaaagagaagattatttttgtttaccatatGATATAGATCAAGTATGTGTTCCATATATTCCCCAGACTGATAAGTAAGACTCTCGattaataattatagattatcgttgatcatctcaacgagattgattttctcgcttgtgAAAGTGAataaagcaatcgagttgagatgaccaatgataatctgtttatcgctattttacctatgacgacgttgtcaatttcatgtcaatttcgttagcaacgccacgtggcctccttagtttctagcgataatttttccatctcaagcgaggagcatgatatgaaaattatcacaaaaaaaagatcaaaagaaaaatgcacaaaagagcgataaacagattatcattggtcatctcaactcgattgaaTTTCTCGCTTTCGCCGTGACTGGCtgaagcgagaaaatcaatctcgttgagataaccaacgataatctataacaCATTTGTATCTTTAAAATAACAGATATACCTACTTTATATGGAATCTTTGCCATACGGAGGTAAGTTTCTACTTTAATAGCATATGGTGTCATACTTGGTGCATATGGACCTCGTTCAAACTGATGAAGTATAACTGTATCTCGAGGATGATTCTTCCTAAAGttgaaaaaagaacaaattgcGTACTATGTAGGAAGTTGAATCGGCTCTTCAACCGGCATGTATCAAGATTTGAAGCAGACTTAATTTTTTAACCATCTGTATCCCACATCTTCACATTTATTCATTCATAAACACTATACATCCCCATATGATTCCATATACTAAAAATAATTCACAAGAAAAGCGTGGCATACCCCTCAAGTGATTTATCATATTATAGAAATCACCACGATAAAACCGTTTATTAATGTTTACGTTTTTTATTCTCTTTTCTGTTAATGAGATCAACTCCTcgtatgtatatatcataataaatgtgttattgttaaaattatacatttatatatacatcttGATGCCCTTGATGCTCAGACtgacagtatatatatatatatatatatacgagtctaaattgaaaactacgttcaaacctatgactgcgttggataaaaaccgcaatttttatacgtgtgcatgtcaaacaaatttcgttgtagaagggtctaaaaacagcacaaacaacattttccaaaagaccaaaagagtgaaaaagtatatttaaacaaaacgcatttgactaacaggtcgaacaactgatgttctttaaccctgctgactgccattggcgattgccaaataaaattgatcacaggttgtaacaaaatggatcttattataaatttaataatatatatatataccatgtataaTGTACAAACACGATTACATTAAATGTAGTGCTGATGAAATAATCTAATGAATGTGACTTACTTGGGAGCTTTGCctcttatttttttccatgCGACATAAAGCACAACAGACGAAATCAGTACCGTTCCACTTGCTTTTGCTAAAAATAATACTTCGTCGCTGTCCATCATTTTGTCCATGTTTCTGTCTTACACTATTGATCATCAATTTGTGTACACAACTTTTGCACACAGTTGTAGTACGTAAAAGTGTGCATTTAAATGTATAGTTACCTTAacctattttgtgtttttagatgataaataattcatatatttcCGAAATTTGAACAGGTATCACATAAAATCGTACAGAAATTGGCGTTGCGTTCGAGTGGGTTTATACCGAAATAACAAGTCAGAGTTATTTCTCTTTCTTCTTACTTCAAACAAATAATGCAGTCGGTCAACATAACGGAGGGAAAACGGACAAACTAAATAATCCAGACAATAGATAGGCAAAATTTAATAACGTTAAGCACAagtaaattgatatttgtcaacACTAGATTGTAAAGTGCAAGTTTTGTAGTCAAAATCATGGCTTCGATGGTTGATGGTTGATGGTgatgctatttttttctttctttctcaaAACGCAATTCAATGCAGCTAGACTTGCTATTTATAGTTACATGTTCTGGAGTAGACATTATTCAGTAGTAAAACTTGTGTGTTGTTGCAGAACAATACAACATGTTGAATCTGTTTAAATACcggtattttaaatttaatcttTTAACAACAACAGCAACCCTTCGCCCTCAACCACaattctcttttttatatatattttgaaaaacgtgTTGGAGTACGTAAAAGTGTGCATTTAAATGTATAGTTAACTTAACCTATTTGTGTTTTTAGATGATGAATAATTCATATATTTCCGACTTTAAATTTGAACAGGTATCACATTAAATTGTACAATTGAAAAGTACAAGTTTTGTAGTCAAAATCATGGCTTCGATGGTTGATGGTTGATGGTGATgctatttttctttctttctcaaAACGCAATTCAATGCAGCTAGACTTGCCATCAATAGTTACATGTCTTATTCTGGAGTAGACATTATTCAGTagtaaaacttgtttttttgtttcagaaCAATACAACATGTTGAATCTGTTTAAATACCGgtattttaaatgtattctTTTAACAACAACAGCAACCCTTCATCCTCAACCATaattctcttttttatatatattttcaaaaatgtgtttattccCATATTGGcctataataatttatttaaaattgagaatggaaatggggaaggtgtcaaagagacaacaaccagaccaaataaaaaacaacagcagaaggtcaccaacaggtcttcaatgtagcgagaaattcccgcacccggaggcgtccttcagctggcccttaaacaaatatatactagtccagtgataatgaacgccatactaatatatacaaattatacacaagaaactaaaattaaaataatacaagactaacaaagaccagaggctcctgacttgggacaggcgcaaaaatgaggcggggttaaacatgtttgtgagatctcaacccccccccccccccccccccctatacctctaaccaatgtagaaaagtaaatagTACCAACTTCGTAATTGACCCTGCAATTAAGGTATCAATGTATACGGGTTGTAAGCCTCAGGAgggacaaatatttttattgacatcGAAGAGATAGCGGGAAATAGCTAATTTATTTGTTCTTATTGTGTGAAATCACAAatcttaaagtttaaaaaatcttgtaattttttaatttttttgaactCTAAACTGTTTAAACATGAATTTGATATGTTTCGTTAAAATAATAGGTAGCAAGATCCTTTCAGTTCATTTTGTTCGTTTTTGGTATAATTACATTTAAACGTGTATGCCCCATTTATAatgccccatttatggacataatgttttctggtccGTCCGTTCATTCGatcgttcgtctgtctgtcaggataactttttttggtcaaggtatttttttaagaagttaaagtccaatcaataTGATATgcataatctttctaatttcaatgccaCATTAGATTTGTTACCATAActttacggtccactgaacatagaaaatgatagtgttaGTGGgtcatccatgtactatggacacattctacAATTACGTTAACCCTTTCAGATATAATGCTTTCTCTTCTGGTTGTAGATATAAGTATCgcaaaaataattcatatttcgGTCATCCATTTTAAAGTTTGGAATGATTGATTAATTGCATTcagttacaaatattttaaagattatgTATGGGAaattaaatcaatgttttatgcAACAGTGATACATAGTTGTTAACGATTTCGTCCTGTGGTC
Proteins encoded:
- the LOC134707876 gene encoding failed axon connections homolog encodes the protein MDKMMDSDEVLFLAKASGTVLISSVVLYVAWKKIRGKAPKKNHPRDTVILHQFERGPYAPSMTPYAIKVETYLRMAKIPYKNEHGFTPSKKGKWPCIEYNGEEIADSEFCIEYLNNKLGIDLDKDFPAKERGIARAFQKMLEENTYWACVLDRWVYDEDWTSCKVMKIPTLTGYFIRRQMKKMAYAHGMGRHTPNEVYHIMELDFKALSNFLGNKKFLLGDKPCQADCSVFGLISNAYWQSFGTQVESTIKKYKNLCDYCERMKETFWPDWNECITHGGTKEATK